The Aspergillus chevalieri M1 DNA, chromosome 5, nearly complete sequence genome includes a region encoding these proteins:
- a CDS encoding uncharacterized protein (COG:S;~EggNog:ENOG410PVAR;~InterPro:IPR001841,IPR033489,IPR013083;~go_function: GO:0061630 - ubiquitin protein ligase activity [Evidence IEA];~go_process: GO:0006397 - mRNA processing [Evidence IEA];~go_process: GO:0016567 - protein ubiquitination [Evidence IEA]), whose translation MAAAEQPSGLMDIASTLTQDEIPFKLRCAICNKLAVNAFRLPCCEQAICETCQSSLPDTCPVCAHTPLSSDLCKPNKALRTTLKAFLRTEEKKREKDRQSATPAAPAEAPVDGTPAPSEQPAATSAPDTPAAALPEEQAPAEEQPEVAPAVGVPPEEYPAADSQPVEAGEEPVPDANTEVAENAQAQNEQEDDATGTLEKADAADETAAEGDEAADTAAQSVEENNAQPSGMQQMFPGMGFNMPAGGFPNMPFNGSGDFNPMQFMSNGMFNQNPMGMSGMSMDPMAANQGMFGGYGMGMNNGMNMGMNFDAGQGMYAGGWDGSQNNMWNGGQDKFNPNAFANGMGSQYGPSSGFGGFNMSQPNANYFPNQDFSNGYYGPGYGRGGFRGRGRGFFPGGRGRGGFMNANYLNAAFQNPNSPSFNQAVPAEVQDGEVPADASTDADKPEGEQGTSGQQDPEDPASKEMTDETMGEKVPGEEVPDASGSFAEDDSQPRGIPTIDSLDQTNAAMSGLVGMPGPHMGPGFGRGFMRGLFPGGRGGGFPGGPFVPGPMPGQGVEGAPAAPRAMREGLPNTSVLRQRYQGRASVPASRPSEGTQSGTPIEPREDDDRRSRSRSRARSASRSRSPSRHKDGRRHRYRSPSAHDSADEYERRRERKQRSRREDKYDEQSLAEDGHRTRSPSLESSRRSHRRDRDKERRSGRRSHRSHHHRSRTRSPSRDGDRDVDRLSVIAEERLIGEAAEGSSRSHRSGKDRSSRREEERERDRDARRRDRRDRERERDRDRHRERDRDRDRDRDRERYRDREKGRDRERERDRKRSRRDRTASPDSDYSTRHHSRRQKRTHEDDRDRASLKQPPSTSTTAPEKDPITLEREARNRERLMKEQQRREAAENNTNGNGTSHRHSHRDRDRDRGRDRDKERDRDRDYHRSSRRRESRQDRSSALVGGRRLSYKYEDEESDSARATRVEKEREGERWA comes from the exons ATGGCGGCGGCAGAGCAGCCTTCGGGCTTGATGGATATCGCGAG TACTCTCACTCAGGATGAGATTCCATTCAAGCTACGCTGCGCGATTTGCAACAAGTTAGCGGTTAATGCGTTCCGGCTGCCTTGCTGTGAGCAAGCCATTTGTGAAACTT GCCAATCATCCTTGCCCGATACCTGCCCCGTTTGCGCACATACTCCCCTGTCGTCCGATCTCTGCAAACCGAATAAAGCTCTCCGGACTACCCTCAAAGCCTTCCTGCGTAccgaagagaagaagcgcgAAAAGGACCGCCAATCCGCCACTCCTGCTGCGCCGGCTGAGGCTCCCGTGGATGGAACTCCGGCGCCTTCGGAGCAACCTGCTGCTACGTCTGCTCCTGATACACCTGCTGCGGCTCTCCCCGAAGAACAGGCCCCTGCTGAGGAACAACCGGAGGTAGCGCCTGCTGTGGGGGTTCCGCCGGAAGAATACCCCGCTGCAGATTCTCAGCCTGTAGAGGCTGGCGAAGAACCTGTACCTGATGCAAATACCGAGGTTGCTGAGAATGCTCAAGCTCAG AATGAGCAAGAGGATGATGCTACCGGCACGCTAGAAAAGGCCGACGCGGCCGACGAAACCGCCGCGGAGGGCGATGAAGCTGCTGACACGGCGGCGCAATCTGTTGAAGAAAATAATGCACAACCTAGTGGAATGCAACAAATGTTCCCCGGCATGGGATTTAATATGCCTGCCGGAGGATTTCCCAATATGCCATTCAATGGCAGTGGCGATTTCAACCCCATGCAGTTCATGTCAAATGGCATGTTTAATCAAAACCCTATGG GAATGTCTGGAATGTCGATGGACCCGATGGCCGCGAACCAGGGTATGTTTGGAGGCTACGGGATGGGCATGAACAATGGCATGAATATGGGAATGAACTTCGACGCGGGTCAGGGGATGTATGCTGGGGGATGGGACGGCTCTCAAAACAATATGTGGAATGGAGGCCAAGATAAATTCAATCCAAATGCTTTCGCAAATGGTATGGGCTCGCAGTATGGGCCCTCCTCTGGATTTGGCGGATTTAATATGTCTCAACCCAACGCAAATTACTTCCCTAACCAAGACTTCTCGAATGGGTACTATGGCCCCGGCTACGGCAGAGGCGGTTTCCGCGGCCGTGGTCGTGGATTCTTTCCTGGTGGCCGCGGCCGCGGGGGCTTCATGAATGCTAATTATCTTAACGCCGCGTTTCAGAACCCTAACTCCCCTAGCTTTAATCAGGCAGTGCCCGCCGAGGTTCAAGATGGTGAAGTCCCGGCGGACGCCAGTACCGATGCAGATAAACCAGAGGGTGAACAAGGCACTAGCGGCCAGCAGGATCCCGAGGACCCAGCATCAAAGGAGATGACTGATGAAACGATGGGAGAAAAAGTGCCAGGTGAAGAGGTCCCTGATGCGTCTGGCAGTTTTGCAGAGGATGACTCGCAACCACGAGGTATACCAACAATTGATAGCCTGGACCAGACTAATGCTGCCATGTCCGGTTTAGTTGGAATGCCTGGTCCCCATATGGGACCCGGATTTGGTAGAGGGTTCATGCGTGGACTATTCCCCGGAGGTCGCGGAGGTGGTTTTCCTGGCGGTCCTTTCGTTCCTGGACCCATGCCAGGACAGGGTGTTGAAGGTGCTCCGGCCGCACCTAGAGCTATGAGAGAAGGCCTACCTAATACTAGTGTGTTGCGTCAACGATACCAAGGGCGAGCATCGGTTCCCGCCAGCAGACCTTCTGAAGGTACTCAAAG CGGAACCCCAATAGAGCCACGAGAAGACGATGACCGCCGCTCAAGGTCAAGATCTAGGGCTAGATCCGCATCGCGATCCCGGTCCCCGTCTCGTCACAAAGATGGCCGTCGTCACCGATACCGCTCACCAAGCGCCCATGACAGCGCCGATGAGTACGAACGGAGACGCGAACGAAAACAACGATCCCGTCGAGAGGATAAGTACGATGAGCAGTCATTAGCGGAAGACGGCCATCGCACTCGCTCGCCTTCCCTTGAATCATCGCGGAGGTCCCATCGCCGCGACAGAGACAAGGAACGGCGAAGTGGACGTCGCTCTCATCGCTCGCATCATCATCGAAGCCGCACCAGGAGTCCTAGTCGCGATGGCGATCGTGATGTTGATCGTCTCTCTGTCATTGCGGAGGAGAGATTGATTGGTGAAGCTGCCGAGGGTTCTAGTCGCAGCCATCGCTCCGGGAAGGATCGTTCCAGCCGTCGAGAGGAAGAGCGGGAACGAGACCGTGATGCTCGGCGCAGAGACCGCCGGGACCGCGAGCGAGAGCGAGACCGCGATCGACACCGCGAAAGAGATCGTGACCGTGATCGTGATCGTGATCGCGAACGCTACAGGGACCGAGAAAAGGGCCGTGACCGCGAGCGTGAACGAGACAGAAAACGCTCCCGCCGCGACCGGACCGCCTCCCCCGACAGCGACTACTCCACCCGCCACCACTCCCGACGCCAAAAACGCACCCACGAAGACGACCGCGACCGCGCCTCTTTAAAACAACCCCCCTCCACCTCAACAACCGCCCCCGAAAAAGACCCCATAACTCTCGAACGCGAAGCGCGCAACCGCGAACGCCTCATGAAAGAACAGCAGCGCCGCGAAGCAGCTGAAAATAATACTAATGGTAATGGCACTAGCCACCGCCACAGCCACCGAGACCGTGACCGTGACCGTGGCCGAGATCGCGATAAAGAGCGCGATCGTGATCGTGATTACCACAGATCTAGTCGTCGACGGGAGAGTCGGCAGGATCGGTCTTCTGCGTTGGTTGGCGGGAGGAGGTTAAGTTATAagtatgaggatgaggagagtgATAGTGCGAGGGCGACGAGGGTTGAAAAGGAGAGGGAGGGGGAGAGGTGGGCTTGA